Proteins encoded by one window of Roseibium sp. Sym1:
- a CDS encoding SulP family inorganic anion transporter: MIRLQRYLPILDWGRRYDKETATSDLVAAVIVTIMLIPQSLAYALLAGLPPEVGLYASILPLVAYALFGTSRALAVGPVAVVSLMTASAVGELAQQGTPEYLGAAIVLAFLSGLMLIAMGFFRLGFLANLLSHPVISGFITASGLLIASSQLKHILGVPAHGHTLYDILLSIGSHLGDINWITFVIGAAATGFLFWVRKGLKKLLLGIGLKPFLADILTKAGPVAAVAVTTVISAAFSLGDKGVRIVGDIPSGLPVPHLPAFDSELWLALAGPALLISVIGFVESVSVAQTLAAKKRQRIEPDQELIGLGASNIASAVSGGYPVTGGFARSVVNFDAGAATPAAGAFTAVGIALATLFLTPLLTYLPQATLAATIIVAVLSLVDFGAIRRTFDYSKSDFAAMAATILITLFFGVEPGVVTGVALSIALYLYRSSRPHMAIVGIVPGSEHFRNIDRHKVVTGERVLTLRVDESLFFANSRFLEDRVYALVAEKPNIEHVVLMCPAVNEIDASALESLEEINHRLSDSGVSFHLSEVKGPVMDRLKKTEFLKHLTGQVFLSQYDALCTLDPLTAHISESRTPKKAARSDIWSGPEI; encoded by the coding sequence ATGATCCGGCTGCAGCGCTATTTGCCCATCCTCGACTGGGGCAGACGCTACGACAAGGAAACCGCAACCAGCGACCTTGTGGCCGCGGTGATCGTCACCATCATGCTGATCCCGCAGTCGCTCGCCTACGCGCTGCTTGCCGGCCTGCCGCCGGAAGTCGGCCTCTACGCGTCGATCCTGCCGCTGGTGGCCTATGCCCTGTTCGGCACCAGCCGGGCCCTGGCCGTCGGCCCCGTTGCCGTGGTCTCGCTGATGACCGCCTCCGCCGTCGGCGAACTGGCGCAGCAGGGCACGCCGGAATATCTGGGCGCCGCGATCGTGCTGGCGTTTCTCTCCGGCCTGATGCTCATCGCCATGGGCTTCTTCCGGCTCGGCTTCCTGGCCAACCTGCTCAGCCACCCGGTGATTTCCGGCTTCATCACCGCCTCGGGGCTGCTGATCGCCTCCAGCCAGCTGAAGCACATTCTCGGCGTTCCCGCCCATGGGCATACGCTCTATGACATCCTGCTGTCGATCGGCAGTCATCTGGGCGACATCAACTGGATCACCTTCGTGATCGGTGCCGCGGCAACCGGTTTCCTGTTCTGGGTGCGCAAGGGGCTCAAGAAACTGCTGCTCGGCATCGGCCTGAAACCGTTTCTCGCCGATATCCTGACCAAGGCCGGACCGGTCGCGGCCGTCGCCGTGACCACCGTCATTTCCGCAGCGTTCAGTCTCGGCGACAAGGGCGTTCGCATTGTCGGCGACATTCCCTCCGGCCTGCCCGTGCCGCATCTGCCAGCCTTCGACAGTGAGCTCTGGCTGGCGCTGGCCGGGCCTGCCCTCCTGATTTCGGTGATCGGCTTCGTGGAATCGGTTTCGGTCGCACAGACCCTTGCGGCCAAGAAACGCCAGCGGATCGAGCCGGACCAGGAGCTGATCGGCCTCGGCGCGTCCAACATCGCCTCCGCCGTTTCCGGCGGTTACCCGGTGACCGGCGGCTTTGCCCGCTCCGTCGTCAATTTCGACGCGGGTGCCGCGACACCGGCTGCCGGTGCCTTCACCGCCGTCGGCATCGCGCTCGCGACCTTGTTCCTGACGCCGCTGCTCACCTATCTGCCCCAGGCGACCCTGGCGGCAACCATCATCGTCGCTGTCCTGTCGCTGGTGGATTTCGGCGCCATCAGGCGCACCTTCGACTATTCCAAGAGCGACTTTGCCGCCATGGCGGCGACCATCCTGATCACGCTGTTCTTCGGGGTCGAACCGGGGGTCGTCACCGGGGTCGCGCTGTCGATCGCCCTTTATCTTTATCGCAGCAGCCGGCCGCACATGGCCATCGTCGGCATCGTTCCGGGCAGCGAGCATTTCCGCAACATCGACCGGCACAAGGTGGTGACCGGCGAGCGGGTGCTGACGCTGCGTGTCGATGAAAGCCTGTTCTTTGCCAATTCCCGTTTTCTCGAAGACCGGGTCTACGCCCTGGTCGCGGAGAAGCCGAATATCGAACACGTGGTGCTGATGTGCCCGGCCGTGAACGAGATCGACGCCAGCGCACTGGAAAGCCTGGAGGAGATCAATCACCGCCTGTCGGATTCAGGCGTCTCGTTCCACCTCTCGGAGGTCAAGGGGCCGGTGATGGACCGGCTGAAGAAAACCGAGTTCCTGAAGCACCTGACCGGCCAGGTCTTCCTCAGCCAGTATGACGCGCTGTGCACGCTCGATCCGCTGACCGCCCATATTTCCGAAAGCCGCACGCCGAAAAAGGCGGCGCGATCGGATATCTGGTCCGGGCCCGAGATCTAG
- a CDS encoding MmcB family DNA repair protein: protein MNNDSSSAGRIQLDDPLKDGRQSETALKVWRGTARLLRQFDFACLPEVTLASARRADLLALGPKHELWIIEVKSSVADLRADSKWPDYRQHCDRLYFATHPDVPLDIFPEDAGLIVSDGFGAEILRTAPEHKLPAATRKAVTLRFARHAAHRLHNLADPDGTRLFDRF, encoded by the coding sequence ATGAATAACGATAGTTCATCCGCCGGACGCATCCAGCTTGACGACCCGCTCAAGGATGGCCGTCAGTCGGAGACCGCGCTCAAGGTTTGGCGCGGTACCGCGCGGCTGCTGCGCCAGTTCGATTTCGCCTGCCTTCCGGAAGTAACCCTGGCCTCGGCGCGGCGCGCGGACCTGCTGGCCCTTGGCCCCAAACACGAGCTCTGGATCATCGAGGTCAAGTCCTCGGTGGCCGATTTGCGTGCGGACTCGAAGTGGCCCGACTATCGCCAGCATTGCGACCGGCTCTATTTCGCCACCCATCCGGACGTGCCCCTGGACATCTTTCCGGAGGATGCCGGACTGATCGTCTCCGATGGCTTCGGTGCGGAAATCCTGCGCACCGCGCCGGAACACAAGCTGCCGGCCGCCACCCGCAAGGCCGTCACCCTGCGCTTTGCCCGCCATGCCGCCCACCGGCTGCACAATCTGGCCGACCCGGACGGAACCCGGCTGTTCGACCGGTTCTGA
- the xylA gene encoding xylose isomerase, with product MSTGFFGDLQPIKYAGPDSKDPLTYRHYNKDEVVLGKRMEDHLRMAVCYWHSFCWPGSDPFGGETFMRSWMAAGGDPMEQAKLKADVAFEMFQILGLPFFTFHDRDIAPEGGTLAESNANVNAIADIFEKKMADTGIKLLWGTANMFSNRRFMSGAATNPDPDVFAYAAAQVKNAMDVTYRLKGENYVLWGGREGYETLLNTNVKQELDQLGRFLNMVVEYKHKIGFTGTILIEPKPQEPSKHQYDYDVGTVYGFLKAYGLENEVKMNIEQGHAILAGHSFEHELHMARSFGILGSVDMNRNDYQCGWDTDHFGMNVPELALAYYEILMDGGFTTGGTNFDAKLRRQSLDPVDLIQAHVGSADAIARGLKGAAAMIEDGRLKGFVDDRYAGWQKPENADILKGGSSLEALAERVHGADLEPQPKSGRQEYLESLVNLFV from the coding sequence ATGAGCACTGGGTTTTTCGGCGATCTGCAGCCGATCAAATATGCCGGTCCCGACAGCAAGGACCCGCTGACCTACCGCCACTACAACAAGGATGAAGTGGTGCTCGGCAAGCGGATGGAAGACCACCTGCGCATGGCGGTCTGCTACTGGCACAGCTTCTGCTGGCCGGGCTCCGATCCCTTTGGCGGGGAAACCTTCATGCGGTCCTGGATGGCGGCCGGCGGCGACCCGATGGAGCAGGCGAAACTGAAGGCCGATGTCGCCTTCGAAATGTTCCAGATCCTGGGCCTGCCGTTCTTCACCTTCCATGACCGCGACATCGCGCCGGAAGGCGGGACGCTGGCCGAGAGCAATGCCAATGTGAACGCCATTGCCGATATCTTCGAAAAGAAGATGGCGGACACCGGCATCAAGCTGCTCTGGGGCACGGCCAACATGTTCTCCAACCGGCGCTTCATGTCGGGCGCGGCCACCAATCCGGACCCGGACGTCTTCGCCTATGCCGCGGCCCAGGTGAAAAACGCCATGGACGTCACCTATCGCCTGAAGGGCGAGAACTACGTGCTGTGGGGCGGCCGCGAGGGCTACGAGACCCTGCTCAACACCAACGTGAAACAGGAGCTCGACCAGCTCGGCCGTTTCCTCAACATGGTGGTGGAGTACAAGCACAAGATCGGCTTCACCGGCACGATCCTGATCGAGCCGAAGCCGCAGGAACCCTCCAAGCACCAGTATGACTACGATGTCGGCACGGTCTACGGTTTCCTGAAGGCCTATGGGCTGGAAAACGAGGTCAAGATGAACATCGAACAGGGCCATGCCATCCTGGCCGGCCACTCGTTCGAGCACGAACTGCACATGGCCCGTTCCTTCGGCATCCTCGGCTCCGTCGACATGAACCGCAACGACTACCAGTGCGGCTGGGACACCGATCATTTCGGCATGAACGTGCCGGAACTGGCGCTGGCCTATTACGAGATCCTGATGGATGGCGGCTTCACCACCGGCGGCACCAATTTTGATGCCAAGCTGCGCCGTCAGTCGCTTGATCCGGTCGACCTGATCCAGGCCCATGTCGGCTCCGCCGACGCGATTGCCCGTGGCCTCAAGGGGGCTGCCGCCATGATCGAGGACGGCCGCCTGAAAGGCTTTGTCGACGACCGCTATGCCGGCTGGCAGAAACCGGAAAACGCCGACATCCTCAAGGGCGGTTCCTCGCTGGAGGCACTGGCCGAGCGTGTCCATGGCGCCGACCTGGAACCGCAGCCGAAATCCGGCAGGCAGGAATATCTTGAAAGCCTGGTCAACCTGTTCGTCTGA
- the xylB gene encoding xylulokinase produces the protein MYIGLDIGTSSVKAILLGEDQSLITSATSELTVERPHPGWSEQDPDSWWVACENVLDALKAKAPKELAAVRGIGLSGHMHGATLLDAAGQPLRPCILWNDGRSGKQCAELEAAEPKFLTLGGNRVMPGFTAPKLQWVRENEPEIFARTAMVLLPKDYVRFRFTGEYVGEMSDAAGTLWLDVARRDWSDELLAATGLTRKQMPRLVEGSAASGFLKSDLCARWGFETAPVVAGGGGDNAASACGVGAVDPGSAFVSLGTSGVLFVTNDRFSPNVDSAVHAFCHAVPDTWHQMGVMLSATDCLNWLGRTLKKSPGDLTAALTSVEGPAPVSFLPYLGGERTPHNDVEIRAAFAGISHETDDQVLTHAVLDGVAFALKDCLEALSVAGTRIDRVLAVGGGSRSTLWLEIIASLLNVTVDIPVDGDFGASLGAARLGQAAALGTTDGIFEKPALKASIDPVPHLIAPYAEAYGRWRKLYPALKQAGF, from the coding sequence ATGTATATCGGTCTCGATATCGGCACGAGTTCGGTGAAAGCCATTCTTCTGGGAGAGGATCAGTCGCTGATCACCTCGGCAACGTCGGAGCTCACCGTCGAGCGACCGCATCCGGGCTGGTCCGAACAGGATCCGGACAGCTGGTGGGTGGCCTGCGAAAACGTGCTCGACGCGCTGAAGGCCAAGGCGCCGAAGGAACTGGCCGCCGTCCGGGGCATCGGCCTGTCCGGCCACATGCATGGCGCGACCCTGCTGGATGCCGCCGGGCAGCCGTTGCGGCCGTGCATCCTCTGGAACGACGGCCGGTCCGGAAAACAATGCGCGGAGCTCGAAGCGGCGGAGCCGAAATTTCTCACGCTCGGCGGCAACCGGGTGATGCCCGGCTTCACCGCGCCGAAGCTGCAATGGGTGCGCGAGAACGAGCCGGAGATCTTCGCAAGGACCGCAATGGTCCTGCTGCCCAAGGACTATGTCCGCTTCAGGTTCACCGGCGAATATGTCGGCGAAATGTCCGACGCCGCCGGAACGCTCTGGCTGGATGTTGCCAGGCGCGACTGGAGCGACGAGCTTCTGGCCGCGACCGGCCTGACGCGAAAGCAGATGCCGCGTCTGGTCGAAGGCTCCGCGGCCTCCGGCTTCCTGAAAAGCGATCTCTGTGCCCGCTGGGGCTTCGAAACTGCGCCGGTTGTCGCCGGTGGCGGCGGGGACAACGCCGCCTCGGCCTGTGGCGTCGGCGCCGTCGATCCCGGCTCGGCCTTTGTTTCGCTTGGCACGTCCGGCGTGCTCTTTGTCACCAACGACCGGTTTTCACCCAATGTCGACAGTGCCGTGCACGCGTTCTGCCACGCGGTGCCGGACACCTGGCACCAGATGGGCGTGATGCTGTCGGCCACCGATTGCCTGAACTGGCTGGGCAGGACACTGAAGAAATCCCCCGGCGACCTGACGGCGGCGCTGACCTCGGTCGAAGGCCCGGCCCCGGTCTCGTTCCTGCCTTATCTCGGCGGGGAACGCACGCCCCACAACGACGTCGAGATCCGTGCCGCCTTTGCCGGTATCTCCCACGAGACCGACGACCAGGTGCTGACCCACGCCGTGCTCGACGGCGTCGCCTTCGCGCTCAAGGACTGCCTGGAAGCGCTCAGCGTTGCCGGCACGCGCATCGACCGGGTTCTGGCGGTCGGCGGCGGGTCGCGTTCGACCCTGTGGCTGGAAATCATCGCCAGCCTGCTGAACGTCACCGTGGACATTCCGGTCGACGGCGATTTCGGCGCGTCTCTCGGCGCCGCCCGGCTTGGCCAGGCGGCGGCTCTCGGAACCACGGACGGCATCTTCGAAAAGCCGGCGCTGAAGGCCAGCATCGACCCAGTTCCGCACCTCATCGCACCCTATGCCGAGGCCTATGGCCGCTGGCGCAAACTTTATCCGGCTTTGAAACAGGCCGGCTTCTAA
- a CDS encoding ATP-binding cassette domain-containing protein — translation MKDMCISFGGVRAVDHVSVDLYPGEVVGLLGHNGAGKSTLIKILSGAYKGDSGEIRINGEEVHIHSPRDARAQNIETIYQTLALADNLDAASNLFLGRELTSPLGFVDDDAMEAETRKIMGRLNPNFKKFHAPVKALSGGQRQSVAIARAVYFNAKILIMDEPTAALGVHETQMVAELIQELKKQGLGIFLISHDIHDVFQLCDRIAVMKNGQLVGTAKTTDVTDDDVLGMIILGKCPDGATPGPGALVDDTVVG, via the coding sequence ATGAAAGACATGTGCATCTCCTTTGGTGGGGTGCGCGCCGTGGATCACGTTTCCGTGGATCTCTATCCTGGTGAAGTGGTGGGCCTGCTTGGCCACAACGGTGCCGGCAAGTCGACGCTGATCAAGATCCTGTCCGGGGCCTACAAGGGTGACAGCGGCGAGATCCGCATCAACGGCGAGGAAGTTCACATCCACTCGCCGCGGGACGCGCGGGCGCAGAACATCGAGACCATCTACCAGACGCTCGCGCTGGCGGACAATCTCGACGCCGCGTCCAACCTGTTCCTGGGCCGCGAACTGACCTCGCCACTCGGCTTTGTCGATGACGACGCCATGGAAGCGGAAACGCGCAAGATCATGGGCCGGCTCAATCCGAACTTCAAGAAGTTCCATGCGCCGGTGAAAGCCCTGTCGGGCGGCCAGCGCCAGTCGGTGGCGATTGCCCGGGCGGTCTATTTCAACGCCAAGATCCTGATCATGGACGAACCGACGGCGGCGCTCGGGGTACACGAGACCCAGATGGTGGCCGAGCTGATCCAGGAGCTGAAGAAACAGGGTCTCGGCATCTTCCTGATCAGCCATGACATTCATGACGTCTTCCAGCTTTGCGACCGGATTGCCGTCATGAAGAACGGCCAGCTGGTCGGCACCGCCAAGACGACCGATGTCACGGATGACGACGTGCTCGGAATGATCATTCTCGGCAAGTGCCCGGACGGGGCAACTCCGGGACCTGGTGCTCTTGTCGATGACACCGTGGTCGGATAA
- a CDS encoding sugar ABC transporter permease, which translates to MSDTALSGPKSPTARNLFAALQLDTRLLGMIGAFIVLCLVFNVFTDGRFLTPRNIFNLTIQTVSVAIMATGMVFVIVTRHIDLSVGSVLATVAAVMAVVQTDILPGILGLGHPAIWLIAILAGVVIGVVIGAFQGWMIGYLGIPAFIVTLGGLLVWRNVAWFITSGQTIGPLDETFTKIGGIGGTMGETGSWIFGVLAVAAALWLQVASRRRKSSHGFPVKPVWAEVTIGAITSVAILGFVWILNSYDIPKARLKRIFEASGDTLPEGLTMGYGIPYSVLLLIVVAVVMTVVAQRTRLGRYIFATGGNPDAAELSGINTRFLTVKVFAIMGGLAALAGAVAAARLGFSTNDIGTLDELRVIAAAVIGGTALAGGIGTIYGAILGALIMQSLQSGMAMVGVDAPLQNIVVGTVLVLAVLVDIIYRKRTGD; encoded by the coding sequence ATGTCCGACACTGCACTGTCAGGGCCCAAAAGCCCGACAGCACGAAATCTGTTTGCCGCATTGCAGCTCGACACCAGGCTTTTGGGCATGATCGGGGCGTTCATCGTCCTGTGTCTGGTCTTCAATGTGTTCACGGACGGCCGGTTCCTTACACCGCGCAACATCTTCAATCTGACGATCCAGACCGTCTCCGTCGCCATCATGGCGACCGGCATGGTCTTCGTCATTGTCACCCGCCATATCGACCTGTCCGTCGGCTCGGTCCTTGCCACGGTCGCGGCGGTCATGGCGGTTGTTCAGACGGATATTCTTCCCGGGATCCTGGGTCTCGGCCATCCCGCTATCTGGCTGATTGCCATTCTGGCAGGCGTCGTCATCGGCGTGGTGATCGGGGCGTTCCAGGGCTGGATGATCGGCTATCTCGGCATCCCCGCGTTTATTGTTACGCTCGGCGGCCTTCTGGTCTGGCGCAACGTGGCCTGGTTCATCACGTCCGGCCAGACGATCGGCCCGCTCGACGAGACCTTCACCAAGATCGGCGGCATCGGCGGCACGATGGGCGAAACCGGTTCGTGGATCTTCGGTGTGCTGGCCGTCGCCGCCGCACTCTGGCTTCAGGTGGCCTCGCGCCGCCGCAAGTCTTCCCACGGCTTCCCGGTCAAGCCGGTCTGGGCGGAAGTGACGATCGGGGCGATAACGTCCGTCGCCATTCTCGGTTTTGTCTGGATCTTGAATTCCTATGACATTCCGAAAGCGCGCCTGAAGCGCATCTTCGAGGCCAGCGGCGACACCCTGCCGGAAGGCCTGACGATGGGCTACGGCATTCCCTATTCGGTCCTGCTCCTGATTGTCGTTGCGGTTGTCATGACCGTCGTCGCACAGCGTACGCGTCTCGGCCGCTACATCTTCGCAACAGGCGGCAATCCGGATGCGGCGGAGCTGTCGGGCATCAATACCCGCTTCCTGACCGTGAAGGTGTTCGCGATCATGGGCGGCCTGGCCGCTCTGGCCGGTGCGGTCGCCGCGGCCCGTCTCGGCTTTTCGACCAACGACATCGGCACGCTCGACGAATTGCGGGTTATCGCCGCCGCCGTGATCGGCGGAACTGCCCTGGCCGGCGGCATCGGCACGATCTACGGCGCCATTCTCGGGGCCCTGATCATGCAGTCGCTGCAGTCGGGCATGGCCATGGTCGGTGTCGACGCACCGCTTCAGAACATCGTTGTCGGTACCGTTCTGGTTCTCGCCGTTCTGGTCGACATCATCTACCGCAAGCGCACGGGAGACTAA
- the xylF gene encoding D-xylose ABC transporter substrate-binding protein — MRKITTLLAGALLSATALNIAHAEDIVVGVSWSNFQEERWKTDEAAIKGALDAAGAKYISADAQSSSAKQLSDVEALIAQGATALIILAQDAQAIGPAVQAAADEGIPVVGYDRLIDDPRAFYLTFDNVEVGRMQARAVLEAAPKGNYVMIKGSPTDPNADFLRGGQQEVLQGALDAGDITIVGEAYTDGWLPANAQRNMEQILTANDNKVDAVVASNDGTAGGVVAALTAQGMDGIPVSGQDGDHAALNRVAKGTQTVSVWKDARELGKAAGEIAVALANGDDMADVDGAAAWTSPGGTELTAKFLAPLPVTKDNLTAVVDAGWISKEDLCQGVENGPAPCN; from the coding sequence ATGCGTAAAATCACCACTTTGCTGGCGGGCGCCCTGCTGTCCGCAACCGCACTGAACATCGCCCATGCGGAAGACATCGTTGTCGGCGTGAGCTGGTCCAACTTCCAGGAAGAACGCTGGAAGACTGACGAAGCCGCCATCAAGGGCGCTCTCGATGCAGCCGGCGCGAAATACATCTCCGCGGATGCGCAGAGCTCTTCTGCCAAGCAGCTGTCCGACGTGGAAGCCCTGATCGCGCAGGGCGCGACCGCCCTGATCATCCTGGCACAGGACGCCCAGGCGATCGGTCCGGCTGTTCAGGCTGCTGCCGACGAAGGCATCCCGGTCGTTGGCTATGACCGCCTGATCGACGATCCGCGCGCTTTCTACCTGACCTTCGACAACGTTGAAGTCGGCCGCATGCAGGCCCGCGCCGTTCTGGAAGCCGCGCCGAAAGGCAACTACGTCATGATCAAGGGGTCCCCGACGGACCCGAACGCGGACTTCCTCCGCGGTGGCCAGCAGGAAGTCCTGCAGGGCGCGCTCGATGCCGGTGACATCACCATCGTTGGTGAAGCCTACACCGACGGCTGGCTGCCGGCGAACGCTCAGCGCAACATGGAACAGATCCTGACGGCCAACGACAACAAGGTTGACGCCGTTGTCGCATCCAACGACGGCACCGCAGGCGGTGTTGTCGCGGCTCTGACCGCCCAGGGCATGGACGGCATTCCGGTGTCCGGCCAGGATGGCGACCATGCCGCCCTGAACCGCGTTGCCAAGGGCACCCAGACCGTCTCCGTCTGGAAGGACGCTCGTGAGCTCGGCAAGGCTGCCGGCGAAATCGCAGTGGCGCTTGCCAATGGCGACGACATGGCCGATGTCGATGGCGCAGCTGCCTGGACGTCGCCGGGCGGCACCGAGCTGACCGCCAAGTTCCTGGCACCGCTTCCGGTCACCAAGGACAACCTGACCGCTGTCGTCGACGCGGGCTGGATCTCCAAGGAAGACCTGTGCCAGGGCGTCGAGAACGGTCCGGCACCCTGTAACTAA
- a CDS encoding ROK family protein: protein MARIDLGQMTRLSPATVTAITSDLLEQGLILSLESEEPKAPQARGRPRTLLQLNPEAVYTIGVRLAVNTIDLSLVNFAGEVVKEARTRFDTASADAENFPNTLVEAIRQFLQEAGVGTSRVREIGVAAQGVVETETGMVAWSPAFAGRKIPIVGPLHEAFGAECYISNDTNMITEALHWSDPNRYSGTFAVIMLDYGVGMGLYLNNQLFSGASGTAAEFGHANHVPGGALCRCGKKGCLEAYLSDYALVRAASHLPEDTDPITIRAGVSGLARLIELAGSGDRDACKAFHEAGRVLGYGLARVIAMIDPKRVVLTGAAMRAFAFMEKGMWEGLEEALVADLRNNFSLDVMPWNEDFIRSGLIAQSMERLDKDFLGTASTPGDRSARPDNTEVTA from the coding sequence ATGGCTCGGATCGATCTCGGCCAGATGACGCGCCTCAGTCCAGCCACAGTAACGGCGATCACCTCCGACCTTCTGGAGCAAGGGCTGATCCTGTCCCTGGAGAGCGAGGAACCAAAGGCGCCCCAGGCACGCGGCCGGCCGCGTACCCTCTTGCAACTCAATCCTGAGGCGGTCTACACGATCGGTGTCCGCCTGGCCGTCAACACAATTGATCTCTCGCTGGTCAATTTCGCCGGAGAGGTGGTCAAGGAGGCGCGCACGCGATTCGACACCGCCTCCGCCGACGCGGAAAACTTTCCGAACACGCTGGTCGAGGCGATCCGCCAGTTCCTGCAGGAAGCCGGAGTCGGCACCAGCCGGGTCCGCGAAATCGGCGTCGCCGCGCAGGGCGTGGTCGAGACGGAAACGGGCATGGTCGCCTGGAGCCCCGCTTTTGCAGGCCGAAAGATCCCGATCGTCGGCCCCTTGCATGAGGCCTTCGGCGCCGAATGCTACATCTCCAACGACACCAACATGATCACCGAAGCGCTGCACTGGTCCGACCCGAACCGCTACAGCGGCACCTTCGCGGTGATCATGCTCGACTATGGTGTCGGCATGGGACTTTACCTGAACAACCAGCTGTTTTCCGGCGCCAGCGGCACGGCCGCCGAGTTCGGCCACGCCAATCACGTGCCGGGCGGCGCCCTGTGCCGGTGCGGCAAGAAGGGGTGCCTCGAGGCCTATCTTTCCGACTATGCCCTTGTCCGGGCCGCCTCGCACCTGCCTGAAGACACCGATCCGATCACCATCCGCGCCGGTGTCAGCGGCCTCGCCAGGCTGATCGAGCTGGCCGGGTCGGGCGACAGGGATGCCTGCAAGGCCTTTCATGAGGCCGGCCGGGTGCTGGGTTACGGCCTTGCCAGGGTGATTGCGATGATCGATCCCAAACGGGTCGTCCTGACGGGCGCCGCCATGCGTGCCTTCGCTTTCATGGAAAAGGGCATGTGGGAAGGTCTGGAGGAGGCGCTGGTCGCAGACCTGAGGAACAATTTCTCGCTCGACGTGATGCCCTGGAACGAGGACTTCATCCGCAGCGGGCTGATTGCACAGTCGATGGAACGGCTGGACAAGGATTTTCTCGGCACCGCATCGACACCTGGTGATCGCTCCGCCCGTCCGGACAACACGGAGGTAACCGCATGA
- a CDS encoding di-heme oxidoredictase family protein encodes MSRRHGLGLSCFALALLLPGAAQSDPDLPPWSERALTHEIDLNGLAASGEDPIAVLQPIGEELFKAKFTTLDGAGRPDATGAIVPTKVRRKSHLAFQRLAGMDANACASCHNEPVTGGAGAFTANVFVSEGFESADFDTTDPQFSNERNTNALQGAGLIELLAREMTADLRSQRQEVLKKARASGQPETIKLATKGVAFGTLTADPDGTLDVSGLDGIDDDLTLRPFSQKGVFASLRQFTVNAMNDHHGMQASERFGADWTGTDDFDGDGHADEMSPGQISALVAWQATLAAPTRKTDLPDIWQAAAAEGESLFGGIGCTSCHIPALPLESLKFQDPGPYDTAGTLRQSDVDTPLTYDLGTLDWVKALPRDDRGRVLVPLFGDLKRHKIADAANDTFGNELLAQRFVARDVFITAELWGIGSTAPYGHRGDLTTLDEVILAHGGEATDSRKAYAGLGENERQSIIAFLRSLEIAE; translated from the coding sequence ATGAGTCGTCGACACGGCCTTGGTCTTTCCTGCTTCGCGCTTGCACTTCTGCTGCCCGGAGCCGCGCAGTCCGATCCTGACCTGCCGCCCTGGAGCGAGCGGGCGCTGACCCACGAAATCGATCTGAACGGCCTCGCGGCCTCGGGCGAAGACCCGATTGCGGTGCTTCAGCCAATCGGCGAAGAGCTTTTCAAGGCCAAGTTCACGACCCTCGACGGTGCCGGGCGTCCGGACGCGACCGGGGCCATCGTGCCCACAAAGGTGCGCCGGAAATCGCACCTCGCCTTCCAGCGACTTGCCGGCATGGACGCCAATGCCTGTGCATCCTGCCACAACGAGCCGGTTACCGGCGGCGCAGGCGCCTTCACGGCCAACGTGTTTGTCTCGGAAGGCTTCGAAAGCGCCGATTTCGACACGACAGACCCGCAGTTTTCCAACGAGCGCAACACCAACGCCCTGCAGGGCGCCGGCCTGATCGAACTGCTCGCCCGGGAAATGACCGCCGATCTGCGGTCCCAGCGGCAGGAGGTCCTGAAAAAAGCCCGCGCCAGCGGCCAGCCGGAGACGATCAAGCTCGCCACCAAGGGGGTTGCCTTCGGTACGCTGACGGCGGATCCGGACGGCACGCTGGACGTTTCCGGCCTCGACGGCATCGACGACGACCTGACCCTGCGCCCGTTCAGCCAGAAGGGCGTGTTCGCGTCCCTGCGCCAGTTCACGGTCAACGCCATGAACGATCACCACGGCATGCAGGCCAGCGAACGTTTCGGCGCGGACTGGACCGGTACCGACGATTTCGATGGCGACGGGCATGCCGACGAAATGTCTCCGGGGCAGATTTCCGCCCTGGTGGCCTGGCAGGCAACGCTTGCCGCGCCGACCCGCAAGACGGACCTGCCGGACATCTGGCAGGCCGCGGCCGCGGAAGGGGAGAGCCTGTTCGGCGGGATCGGCTGCACTTCGTGCCACATTCCGGCCCTGCCGCTGGAAAGCCTGAAATTCCAGGATCCGGGCCCCTATGACACCGCCGGCACCCTGCGCCAGAGCGATGTCGACACGCCTCTGACCTATGACCTCGGCACGCTGGACTGGGTCAAGGCCCTGCCCCGGGACGATCGGGGACGGGTCCTGGTGCCGCTTTTCGGCGACCTGAAGCGACACAAGATCGCCGACGCCGCCAACGACACGTTCGGCAACGAGCTGCTCGCCCAGAGGTTCGTCGCCAGGGACGTCTTCATCACCGCGGAACTCTGGGGCATCGGCAGCACCGCACCCTATGGCCATCGCGGCGACCTGACCACGCTGGACGAGGTCATTCTCGCCCATGGCGGCGAGGCCACCGACAGCCGCAAGGCCTATGCCGGGCTCGGCGAGAATGAGCGTCAGTCCATCATCGCCTTCCTGCGCAGCCTGGAGATTGCAGAATGA